aacatgaatctgctgttatgcttatttgaacaattgtctgggctcaaaatcaacttccacaagagcgaattgttttgctttggaagAGCAAATGAGGACCAGGAGACGTATcaacaattgttcggatgtgaattgggCTCATTACCATTTAggtacttaggtatacccattcatcatcaTAAGCTGACTAACATTGAGTGGAAATGCATCGAGGATcgttttgaaaagaaactgagctgttggaaagggaagctcatgtcatacggaggacgattgattctgattaattcggtccttaccagtatgcctatgtttctcttatccttTTTCCTGGTTCCGGTGGGCGTCAGGAAAAGGTTAGATTTCTATCGATCTCGATTCTTTTGGCAGAATGATGAGCTTAAACGAAAGTATAGGCTTGCTAAGTGGGATATTATCTGTAGGCCGAAGGACCAAGGAGGTCTAGGTATTGAAAATCTGGAAGTCAAAAACatatgtctccttagcaagtggctaTTTAAGCTGTCATCTGAGACGGAGGCTACTTGGGCACAGATTTTGCGTAATAAGTATCTTTATGCTAAAACCTTGGCTCAGGTGAATGTGAGGCCTTCCGACTCACCATTTTGGAAGGGTTTGATGAGAGTTAAACACCTCTTTTTCAACAAGACAAAATTTATTGTCGGGAATGGTGCCACTACgaggttttgggaggatacgtggcttggggagaccCCCCTTGCACTTCAATATCCTACTTTGTACAACATTATCCGACGTAGAGAAGCCTACGTTGCAAATGTTTTACAATCCGCTCCCTTCAATATTAGTTTTCGACGGACGCTAGTTGGAAATCGTTGGGAGGCCTGGCTCCATCTTGTTAGACGTTTAATGGAAGTCCGGCTGTCCCAGCAGTCAGATCAGCTGCATTGGAAACTTATTAAGAAGGTGTGTTCTCGGTCAAATCAATGTATCTTGATGTCATTAACTCTAGCGTCATCCCTACCACGATACACGTTTGGAAAGTTAAGGTACCCTTacgaatcaaagtgtttatgtggtttgtgcataaacaagtcattttgactAAGGATAACCTTGCAAAACGCAACTGGGTGGGCTCGTCTAGATGTAGCTTTTGTGATCATAACGAaaacatcaaacacctctttctcgattgtcCGTTGGCTAAGATTCTGTGGCGGTCGATTCATATTGCGTTTAATATTAATCAGCCCACCTCTATCAACAtgttatttggaacatggcttgATGGGGTTGATTCTGATACTGCAAGACACATTCGGGTTGGCGTTTATACTTTATTTTGGGAAGTATGGAACTGTAGAAATGATTTAGTCTTTAACAGATCAACAaacattcactttttgcaggttatcttcagggccacggcGTTCATCCGTATGTGtcactactcactccgacggaggccagggagcgtttggttactgcgtctacccgatgggagatggtagctcgggatattttcaaccggtttggatggcggtcatgtaataggatagacatGTTGTGCTCCTATTgtattttgccagccggttgtggctttgggtCTTACCTCTTTTGAGCTTTTGTTTATATTTGCACTACGACCTTTCGAGACTTTGTTACTAGATTATCCttttaataatatgagccgtatgcatttttctgatgcagaggctggggtacacccccttttcaaaaaaaaaaaaactaagcaGTGTACTATACTGGTCCAAAGCAATTAACTGAGATTGAGATATCAGATATCCTCGGATGTTTGACAGGTCGACCGATTCTCCAAAACCAATACGCGAACAACTGAAGAAATTCGGCACTCTGTATTTTTCTATTATTGATTAATGAAAATATCGTAGAACGATTGTTCTATGGTTTTCgcttcaaaagaaaataaaattggacAGTCGCTCTACTGTTGTCGCTGTGTTGTGGTACTGGCACCGCCTTACGATAACAAAATCAGCAACAATCAATCTGACTGAAGCACTGAGCCATCCTTGTTTGAATTCGATGAACGACAAGTACAAAGCCACAAACtcgatctgctagtctaccatacaCAGCGCATATACATGGCAGGTTGTGCAATCTTGTTACCTACTAGTAGTCGTGAACTAGTGATATAGTACATGCATATGGATCTACAGCAACTGATCAAACACGAAAAATCTCACAGCTAGCTCCAAGAAACTTATTAGAGTGATAGTAAGTGAGCTCTCTACGTACAAACATGCTTGGTCTATGCACAAGATCACAACCATATATGTACTGGAGCAGGCAGGTTCACACTTCACACTTGGAACGGAAAGATGCATGCGCGCGGGAAGTAGCTAACACCTATATGCATGGACGTTTCGATCGGCACGTAGGCGAGTGTAGCTCCTAGTACGCGACGCCGGCGGCCCGACCCGCGTAGCCGTACTccggggtggcggcggcgaggttcTGCTGCCTGCGCAGTTGGTCGTAGAACTTCTTGATGAACTCGTCCGCCTCCTGATCCACCAGCCCGCCCTCCAGATCCGCCGCGTCGTCCCTCAGCGGGAACGGCGAGTCGGTGATCCGCAGCTGCCTCACCGGCGCCGGGCTGCGGCCGAAGCTCGACCACAGCGCGGGGGACGGCGTCGCCACCACGGCGGGGGGCGCCGCACCGCCGTCGCCGACGACCTCGTTCAGCAGCTGCTCGTCGTTGAGGACCTCGAAGACCTTGGCAATGTCGGCCGCGTCGTAGTTGTACCACCCTGGCTCCGCGCCGTTGGCGCCGCGGTGGGTGCGGCGGTTGTTGCGGCGGCGGCGCTTGGCGGGGATGAGTTGTACGGGCGGGTAGGACGGGGTGTTGCTGCAGCTGAACTCCACCTCGCGGCCGGCGCCGCGCGGGCCATAGACGGCGAGCGCGGGGTCGAGGGTGCGGCGCGACAACGACGCCGGCGGAGGTGCCTCCGCGGCCGACCTGGAGGCGGCCTGGTCGTGGTGGCCGTGGGCGCTCATGAGCCTGCTGAGGGCCTTGCCGGCGATCTTGCCGCGGTGGAGGAGGAGCTGGAGGTCCATGGACAGCTTCCGCTTGGACATGCCCTTGCGGAGCATGAACAGCACGGCGCGCACCACGTGCCACAGCCTCCGCGGCGCcatgttcggctccatcgctgtcTGTGTGGAAGCACCGACTGAGGAGTGAGAGAGGATTCTTGTCTTCGTTGGGAATGCTTTGCTGCTGTGGGGTTTTAGCACGAGTTGAGGAGGGTGCAGTGGAGGGGCTATTTAAAGGGAGGTAATAATGGAAGAGAAATGGCTAATGGAGTTTATTTTGCGATATTTTAATCAGTGGTGGGAGCTTCGTGTTTGCAGTTGCTTTTGGCTGAATTGCTTGCTGCAAGCTGCTGCTTGGACAAGAACGGGTCACTTGGATTCCTCACTCACTCCTGTCAAGAAAGAGCTCACTTACACGCCCCAAAAGGCCAATTCACCACAATCTTTTTCGGAAACCTATGTTAACATTGTAGGTGCACACATAAAAATTACGCAACCTCTACTGAAGACCAGATTTACGAAGCTTCGGGGGTTGACGAAGTAACCACACACACACTTAACTATCGAGGGACTGTGTATAATTATAACAATCCGACGGATCTTAAAGCCGACCTGGCCAAATATTTTGATTAGAGATTTTAAACCTATTATTTTCAAAGTGAACATACTCTTAGTAATACATGGACCTTAATGTAACTTTATTCTTTTTTGGGCCGAACTTTGGGCTGATAATTGGGTGATCTTCGTCTCCCTTCTGTCGATGTCTCGTTGTAATTGCCTCCCCACAACCTTGTGATATTGCTCCACCCTAGGACCTAAGTTGTCTACCCTGCTTCAAATTAGCAATTCTAACCATTTTTTGTCGTGTTATAGCCACAAACTCAACACCCTACCATCTATGGGATCCTGCTATTtcattgtttctgacgacttggcaCACAAAGACATCTATTTTGGTATATTCACAatcagatttttttattttttaaatgcaTTTGACGCCAACCGGCAACATTAGTGAACTAAGAGGTGAAAGTGTCGGCAAAGAAGACGAAGAAGCAGAAAGAGGAGACTGACAATGGGAGGCAAAAACTCTCCCATACGCACCATGCAGACTTGAAATGAAGTCATTCGGACCCCCTTCTAGCTACCACATAGGGCCTTTCCTCATTTGGAAGGACGCCTAAAATGGGCTCTACCCTAACACTCTTAGGAGGAAAGTGGCTGCCCACAAAATATGGGGGAGCCCGAGTAATCCACAACTATAAGATCAAGTTTAGGAGAAGTTCAGGTCATCCATTAGCAGGAGATCAAGGTCGTGAGGGTTCATACTAAGGGGGCCAGGCAGCAAATAGCCCGAGGACACAAGGAACTGGGGCATCTTCTACTTGGACAACTAAGACGACAACGTCGAAAaatgatacgtcaattttgcactACTATATCTTATTATAAAATGCTCATAATTATTCATGTTTTGCATTTATCACACCGTTATTATATCTTTTTCCTCTTAATTTGCTTGTCGCAACGGAGGAGGGGCAACTGGCCAAAAAATTGCAAAAAGGCACCAAAATGAAATCCGTTGGAGCAAATGAATAACTCAGAAAAATAGCAAAATTTAGAATGCCAGTTTTATATGGGAAGAGAGCCACGGAGCCAGACTTGGGACAGGAGGCCCCTTGTGGGGCCCACACGCGCTGGCCACGCCAAGAGGGCATGTGGGGCCCACATGCCATGTCTCTAATGTTGCATGGTAGCACCGGTCCCATTTTACCCTAAAATTGACAGAAATATTTATCGAGGATTTTTTGCCACCATCTTTAACAGAGAGGTGAGCTTTTCTCTCCCCAAAGGCTGATTTGTCGGGATCCTTCCTCTACGGGTGGGGGAAATTGAAGCCAATGACATCACTAGCACTCTGATCATCGCAGGGATCATCGTCACCaactccatcttcaccaacaccatcatcatcaccacctccatcgccATCCTAGTTTCAATCTATGAATCATTACCTCAGATTTCTTGTTGAGATCACTTCCTGGTGTTGATTACTTATCTACAGTCGATGCTTAGTGATTATTTGGTAAAAGATTTGCGTGTCTAGATAGTTATCCATATATCTTTACCACACTGATCATGATCAATATGATGTGTTGGGAGTAGTCATTGAATTCTCGAGGATCCGGGAGAATCCCAATTGTTAGTGACCATGTAAAATTGTGTAAAGTTTGATGTCTTGTTATTACATTGTGCTACAATTCTCTTGTGGTGGTGTGTGAATATTGACTGTATGTCACATCACCTATAAGGGCCTACATGAGAGAATTTTGTGGTTATTTTGTTTATGATAAGTCGTAGTAACAGATATTACTGATCCCTAGGGTTgtgaactattgcatgaggaattgatGGCACCCTAGGTTTGATCACTATGGTTAGATGTAATCTTAATTATCAGTTTTTTATTTGCATATATTTTCATAGAGGATATAATAATAAGTATGTATTTTGTCCAAGAAAGGGTTGTACATAAGCATAGGCTTCACCTCACAAAAAATTATCAAGACAATGAACTCTAATGTTAATTACATTACGTGGAAACAATTTGGTGAAATCCCGCTACCCTCGAGAACGATTTGCGAAACACCATCAATAAAATGAGATTACGTCCCACTGTCATACAACTCCACATACGTTACTATATCAATGTCCTGACACTTTGCGAAACACCATCGACATAGACCTTGTTGGAGTGGTTAGGATGGTGAGACAGAGTCACTAATGATGCAACGGTGCCACCAACAATTCAACAGAGTAATTCAACCTTGTTGAAGTGGTTATAGTCACAAGCAAAACCATGTGAGATCAGCTAGCTAGGACGGACCTACGGGTGGGGAGGGGGCAGAGTAGGGGGAAGGGTGAATGAGAAGGCTTGGTATAGGTGTCCACCTGCTAGGTGGAGTCAATGGCGATGACAATAACTATGGTAAGGTTGGTTTGGGAGGTGGAGGGAAGAAGAATAGTAGATGGTCTTTAAAGACCATGTAAGATGTAGATTCGTGGCCAAGTACACCGCCTCATTTTTCTTCTCTCGTCTTCTCGTGTATTTCTCTATGTTGTCTAAAATACACATGTCGATTGCTAAATAATTACATTGGTCAAAAGTTACATGTTCCTTACAGTGAAATAGATCCACCGGTTAGTTAGTCAAGCATAACTCGGATATCTATAGATATATGCTATTGTAAACTCCCACTCTTCTTAAATATAATGTCATGCGCTAACATTTGATCCTCAAAATTGTATTTGTTTAGTTACCACAACTTGCAACATTTCTCAAAACAACATTTTTTGTGGCATTTTAATTATTTCCCTTTTTTCTACATCAATATAAAGAAGAAAAGGCGTAGAATAGCCAATTTTGTGCGGCTATTAGTCATTTTCTTCTATGTTCATACAATTCTTTTTTGGTGGGTTCAGATTTTGCGGAGAAAAAACTAATGTATTAGTCATTTATATTTGAAGCTTATAACATACCAGTTAACTATGTTGGCCAGTAACTCAGGCCTAGCGGCAAAGAATGTGAATAACCGCTTCCTCTCAGTCTGGTGTTTGACTCACATGTTCTAAGTGTGAAATCTAGATCCTCAAAATATTTTTTTTGTACTCGACGTCGAAATTTTGCCATATTCCGTTTACATTAGTGGAGTACCCAGTTTGTTTTGAAAAATAAATCCTAAATCTCAGTTCAGATGTTATGCACGCTTTCACCATTTCTTTAAGGACGATAATGTTGTTGAACAATTTTGCTTTCTCAAaattaaaatcaaataatatttaaaGGAATCTCCACAAAAATTCAATATAGTTACATTTGTTCATTTTtaagaaaaatattaaaataataCACAAGAAAATTTTAAATGGTTGAGCACACCCCAAAATCTTATTAATGTTTACATAAATTTCACATAGTTTTCATACACATTTCTCAATGGGCATGTGTTTCACATTCGTTTTGTTAAAGTTTCCCATGATCATCCAACTAAAAATCAAAACCACTATAGACTCCCCTATAACCCATATGAAATTTTGATGAAACCATGAAACAACATTGAAACCTATTACAGAACGTATGTATATAAAATTGAGGTCCTAGATTATGAATTAGGTGTCGTCAGGTCTACTAGTGTACGACGAACACATTTATTTCTCCCCCTCCTTTtctctctcctcatcttcctccttgaGAGTCGCCGCCTCTAGCCTGACTCCTTTG
This portion of the Triticum dicoccoides isolate Atlit2015 ecotype Zavitan chromosome 7A, WEW_v2.0, whole genome shotgun sequence genome encodes:
- the LOC119332107 gene encoding uncharacterized protein LOC119332107 — encoded protein: MEPNMAPRRLWHVVRAVLFMLRKGMSKRKLSMDLQLLLHRGKIAGKALSRLMSAHGHHDQAASRSAAEAPPPASLSRRTLDPALAVYGPRGAGREVEFSCSNTPSYPPVQLIPAKRRRRNNRRTHRGANGAEPGWYNYDAADIAKVFEVLNDEQLLNEVVGDGGAAPPAVVATPSPALWSSFGRSPAPVRQLRITDSPFPLRDDAADLEGGLVDQEADEFIKKFYDQLRRQQNLAAATPEYGYAGRAAGVAY